The stretch of DNA GGATTACCAGGCCGTGGTGGAGACCATGCACTTGCCCAGCGGGTTGCCCTGGAGTATGCCGATTACGTTGGGGGTATCGGAAACGTTGGCTGCATCCTTGCGGGAAGGGATGTGGGTGCGACTGCACAGTCCCCAGGGCCTGGACGTCGGCGTGATGGAAATTCAAGACATTTATCGCCCCGACCGGGAACGGGAAGCCCAAAAGGTCTATAAAACCACGGAAATGGCTCATCCCGGCGTCCAGGCATTGTATGAACAGGGACCTGTGTACCTGGGGGGACCCCTCTGGGTATGGGAATTACCGGCACCACCCTTTCCCCAATATCACTTGCCCCCCGCCAAGAGCCGCCAAGTGTTTCAGGAGCGGGGCTGGCGAACCGTTGTGGGGTTCCAAACCCGCAATCCCATTCACCGCGCCCACGAGTACATCCAGAAATGCGCTTTAGAGATTGTGGACGGCTTGTTTTTGCATCCGTTGGTGGGGGCTACCAAAAGTGATGACATCCCGGCGGATGTGCGCATGCGCTGTTACGAAGTGGTGATTGAGCATTACTTCCCCAAGGAGCGGGTGGTGCTGGGGGTGAATCCAGCGGCGATGCGTTATGCCGGACCCCGCGAAGCGATTTTCCACGCCCTGGTGCGCAAAAACTATGGCTGTACCCACTTCATCGTTGGGCGGGACCACGCGGGTGTGGGCAATTACTACGGCACCTACGAAGCCCAGGAAATTTTCCGGGAGTTTGACCCGCAGGCGCTGGGAATCACCCCCCTGTTTTTTGAACATGCGTTTTACTGCACCCGCACCCAGAGCATGGCCACCAGCAAGACCAGCCCTAGCCGTCCCGAAGAGCGGATTCATCTATCGGGTACCAAGGTGCGGGAGTTGTTGCGCCGGGGCGAACCCTTGCCGCCGGAATTTAGTCGGCCCGAAGTGGCAGCGATTTTGATGGCCGCGATGCGGGAGTAAACCCATGGGCTACAGCCGACGGTCACTGATCCAGGCGGCGCTCGCAGGGATCGGATTCACCCTTGGGCGGGCGCAACGGGTTTTGGCGGCTCCGACATCCCGCAAGCTGGCGTTGCTGGTGGGCATCAACCAGTACCCCAATGCCACCAAAACCCCATCCCTGTCCGGCTGCGTCACCGATGTGTGGTTGCAACGGGAATTGCTGTGCGGGCGATTCGGGTTTGAGCCGGCGGACGTGTTGACGTTGACCGATGCGCAGGCCACCCGCGACCAGATTGCCCAGGCGTTTCGGGAGCATTTGCACCAGCAAGCCCGGCCCGGCGACGTAGTGGTGGTGCATTTCAGCGGCTATGGCAGTCGGGATGGTCAACCAGCGCTGTTGCCCCACGATGGCTTACAAACTCCTACCTGGATCACGGAAGCCGAATGGCTGGAATGGTTGCGGCAACTGCCTACCGACCAGGTGATGACGGTGCTGGATACCGGCTACGACTATCCGGGGAGTTTTGCCTGTGGGAATGTGCGGGTGCGGGCCTGTCCCCCCATCGTGTCGCTGGATGAATCGCGCCAGTTCCCCAACGCCCCCAAACCGCCAGGTGTGTTGATTCGCGCCGCCCGTCCCGGTACGGTGGCCACCGAAGCCCTCTGGCCAGGATTTAGCGCCGGGACCCTGACCTATGCCCTGACCCAAACCCTGTGGGGAAGTACCTCCGGCTCGGTGCTAGTGGATGTGGCGGCGCAAATTGCCCAGACGGTGGGTTCCCAGCAAACGCCGGAAGTGGTGGGTTCCCCCCAGCGGTTGCCGGTGGCACCTAGAGCAGCCGGACGAGTGGTGGATGTGAACGACAGTGATGTCGCTTGCGTGCTGGCGGGGGTCCCCCCCTGGTTGCTGGCTCATCTCGCACCGGAATCCCAACTGGTGACAGTGCAGGGAACGCCTTTGACGGTGCGCACGCGCCAGGGGTTATTGGTGAAAGCCACAGCCCAAGGGCCGGTGCAAGTCGGGGAATGGGTGCAGGAACGGGTGCGCGTCATTCCCAGCCACATCCAACTGACGGTGGCCCTGGATACCAATCTGGAGCGAATTGAACGGGTGGATGCCACCAGCGCTTTGGATAACTTGGGTTATGTGCGGACGGTGAAAGCTGGGGAACAAAGCGCCGACTGCTTGTTTGGACGGGTGACGCCGACTACCTACGGGTTGTTTTCACCGGGGCATGACCTCTTTCCGGGAACTGAAGGCGCCGCCGATGAAACGGTTAAAGCCGCTATCAAACGACTCACTCCCCATTTCCACACGCTGCTGGCGGCCAAATTCCTAGCGTTGACTGACAATCCGGCTCATCCCTTCGCCACGACGG from Gloeomargarita sp. SKYB120 encodes:
- the sat gene encoding sulfate adenylyltransferase, with translation MEPVYAGPAPHGGVLINRLVSGQERALWEERTRAAPRIPLSERAMSDVEMIATGGFSPLTGFMNQADYQAVVETMHLPSGLPWSMPITLGVSETLAASLREGMWVRLHSPQGLDVGVMEIQDIYRPDREREAQKVYKTTEMAHPGVQALYEQGPVYLGGPLWVWELPAPPFPQYHLPPAKSRQVFQERGWRTVVGFQTRNPIHRAHEYIQKCALEIVDGLFLHPLVGATKSDDIPADVRMRCYEVVIEHYFPKERVVLGVNPAAMRYAGPREAIFHALVRKNYGCTHFIVGRDHAGVGNYYGTYEAQEIFREFDPQALGITPLFFEHAFYCTRTQSMATSKTSPSRPEERIHLSGTKVRELLRRGEPLPPEFSRPEVAAILMAAMRE
- a CDS encoding caspase family protein yields the protein MGYSRRSLIQAALAGIGFTLGRAQRVLAAPTSRKLALLVGINQYPNATKTPSLSGCVTDVWLQRELLCGRFGFEPADVLTLTDAQATRDQIAQAFREHLHQQARPGDVVVVHFSGYGSRDGQPALLPHDGLQTPTWITEAEWLEWLRQLPTDQVMTVLDTGYDYPGSFACGNVRVRACPPIVSLDESRQFPNAPKPPGVLIRAARPGTVATEALWPGFSAGTLTYALTQTLWGSTSGSVLVDVAAQIAQTVGSQQTPEVVGSPQRLPVAPRAAGRVVDVNDSDVACVLAGVPPWLLAHLAPESQLVTVQGTPLTVRTRQGLLVKATAQGPVQVGEWVQERVRVIPSHIQLTVALDTNLERIERVDATSALDNLGYVRTVKAGEQSADCLFGRVTPTTYGLFSPGHDLFPGTEGAADETVKAAIKRLTPHFHTLLAAKFLALTDNPAHPFATTVHLRRDNTLLLSQTSVPAATPPANNGILSLPTVPAGSSLTCQITHRAVQPLAVLPLTVHPSQFIQTYPVQTLLPDTPTTLTVNAPSHPGLAELRLLLSPVAWPASLPPEPLSLAQAVLQHLHSVSNPSNPSKDTYSLDTSTWAGLTFIYRVG